TGTAGTCCCCTTGCTGTTGATTTACATTTCCCAAATCTCTTGTTTGATGTGTTAGACCCAGTGCAAAAGGTATTCCGTTTAACCTCTGCGTGAAAGGCGAGTGTCTGCATCTGTGTCCACAAACAGCTTCATCTGGAACAGGTCCCTGATCTCCTGGGAGTAGAACATCAGGATGCCCTCGAACAGCACCACATCTGCTGGGTACACAGTCACCACCTCCTCCTTCCTGATACACACAGCCACGTGAAAGAGGATAATGTGAATGAGATATAAGCATGCTAGTGGTCAAGTGGGGGAGCAGGTGTATCTTGACCACTGACCTGGAATGGGTGACAAAGTCATACACTGGAATCTGCACTGTTTTGCCCTCCAAGATGTCCCATAGCGTTTTGATAATGAGCTCATTGTCAAACGCATCTgagaagaggtagagagagagagagccaagTAACCATGGTGTTTGCACGTCTGTTGGTGCCTGCGTCAGGCGAAAGGATATAGACCAAGTCCCAACAAGGAAATTAAGTTCTGctattggaaaaaaaataatttccctgcatataaaactcaaaggcggccaccttcccaaaatctcgcacCGCCTTGTGTGTCGGTatggtaaaacataattttgcgcTCATAACCAAAATAGCATACCAGCGATATGCTGCAGCGAATGTGACCGTACTACGAAACTTTTTTTCATATTGGCTGTGTTGCCAGATGGATAGCTTTCCCCAACGATTGGTCTATTTTTAAAGGGCTTGATTTACAGggttgtatttaaaatatagcGTTCATGCAGATTTTACAGTTTACTGTCaatgatctggcaaccttgcccGTACTGACGTCGCGGAGATGAGAAACGTCGAAAAAACAAGTGGAACCTAGTTCTTTCACCCACTTAAATAGAAGTTAATAACGCCTAAACTACATACAATCCGCATAAAACTTAAAATCACAGATTTCTTTCGATAGAGTTCGCGAGACCGACAAAGATGATCCGGTTTAAAAAACCATTACATTAGagtatgtaggctactgtccccAAGAACATTCTATATGCAATATATAGGGtagaaatatacaaataatatatttaagtcactaacaatataaatatacaagAAGACGCTGGATGAGCGCAAGCGCATAGCCAAGTAGCCTACAGCTGAAGGCAGTCGAGAGTGGGACAAAAGATGTAGCGTCAAGGCAAAAATTTaggaaaacaacacaacaaggcTGTAAAATATAGGCCTACAGCTCTGATGCGtttttaatgcaagtcaaattaacaagaatatagtataacaacgaaaatagacaacaatattGACTGATTCATTATAAAGCTTGATGattgatttcatatttttatgtgATCCCTTAAtaaacatagttttgatgctcaatggcaaaatgttttcgggtggctcagacataatgaagagggaatTATATGCCCTGTATGTTAGAAGCATTGCGGAGCCAATGTGTTGGGGGGTTAAGGAAAATAGCCAAgcagaaactataggctggatgcacttaaatccaataaaatgtatactaGTCCAAGATGAAATATGTAACGTTAATATGTAAAGAATACatttattgcttgttttttggttgCTGTTGCATTAGGAAGGACATTGTAGTgcgcattagctgctcaagtggacatggataacagggcagatttaacactataatagttttctttttcaagggatcagatattatataaagtatatcaaaGAAGGGCGTCTGGTAGGGGTACCACCTTCGACCAAGTTTCAGCTAGGAAAAACCCTGGATAAACCCTTTCAGAGACAAGCTACTTTGTTAAACTCTATTGCTGATTATCTACTAAAAGGGACACTTTTTAGACTTTCAATACAGAAGTCTTTGTATCATTGGCCATCAGCAGCTCTAAGGCAGGACATACTATATACAGAATAATTTAGTTCTCCCCTGGAATTATAGCAATTCTAAGAACTAGGGGAACACCCCAAGAGAAGTATCCATGCAACCACTTCTCTTGAATGAGAGAGCAAAGGGAAGTCAGGTACATTTCTTACACAGGATAATAAAGGAATAAAGCTACATGTGTTAGTTAACATATACCATTTAGAGTTGACCACACTGAATCGAAATGTATTGATCAGTAGGTACACAAGCTAAATACCTGGGTGGTCAAAGTTAAACTGTCCCTTCTGTGCCTTGGCCTTCTGATCTGGTGTGAGGACCCTATAAAAGCTGTCTTGGCTGAGAATGGCCACCTGGCGCTGGTGATGGTCAATCTTGTTCTGGCCAAGCAGCTCCATGATCTTACTGCAGACAGATGACTGGCCAGGGCAGGGGGAAGAAGGAGACCATTAATGTCTGTCTAATCAGGTTATCTGAAGTATAACTAAAAGATGTAACAGCAGAGTTCTTTCTTCACTGAGATATGGGGATGAAATCATGTCAATAATACGAATGTGTcaacaaatacagtacatgccAGTCCATCACACATACGAACCaagtagagaaaaaaaaaaaaaacattcccaaatGTTGAGTATTGTTAACCACTAGCTTTCTCCTCGTTCATTTACAGGAAATGTCTGACTCAGGGCCTCAGAGCACTGTCATCTTGTTTGCCAGTAGCTGACTAAATCATTACATGTCTGTGGACAAAGAGCAACAGGGAAGTGAGTGTGTTTTACGTTTGAAATATACTAAAACACAAATATCGAAACTAACACATCCCTACTCATCTCACAGTAAGGCCTAAAAAAACTGTTCTCTATTGCTTCAAAAGGAGCCTCCACAGAAAGAAGTCACCATAGAAAGCACTATGACAAGATCTGTTATGTTTAACTCACATTATGATAACACAGTTGGGTGGAAACGTGGacaaaattacttattttaaaatgactctAAAAAGGTTAAACAGAGTTCAAAACAGAAAACGGTAAGTGTCATGGAAAATGGTAAGAGACTGTATTAAAACACTGCAGACAGGATGTCTGTCAGTCAATATCAAGGCGCTATTCTTAGAAGGCTGCACCCACATGCGCCACCAGCCGTCAGCAATGATAATCTGTCTGCATACAGGCCAACCAGAGCTCAGAAAAACAGACGATTGTTAACAAGGTGAACATGTTATCAGAAGTTAACATGTATCGTACCAAAACCAAAATTAATGCGACAAAATCTATGAAAGCGACACAGACAGGCCAACAATATTCCAAAGGATAACACAGAATAAGGTTTTTAAATGTGAGAAGgcactgaaaatattttggggTCTTTCAAGTTTATCAAATTCTGGACAGAACAATTTTAAGTTCTGGACAAAACAAAATCAGGCATAATGTCCACTTTCATCAAGATATTATCAGGGGTAATATATTAAGGGTTTCAAAGAACATGGCCATACAGCTCCAATGTTTGTTGATGGGACTTACTTTACTCATCATTCACTTTCATTTTTATCCACAACTTTGTTTCAGGTTTCAAGGTCTTTACAAGCCTTATTTATCTGAGCTCTATCCCAAGGTAACCAACTGCAATGCTGGTTACCAGTCCAGGGATAACGATCACAATGTTACTAATAATTTGTAAACTGGGCCTGGGCCCTAGAGACTCTATTGATACACAGGTGGGTTGGCCAACCCTCCCAGAGCCAGCCGTAGCCTTTGTAAGTTTTATTTGTCATATGAACAGGATAGACGGCATAGACCattaaatgaaatgcttacggAATGGTAAGTGACAATACAACACAAGTGCTGTACATCTTGTATTTACACGTGAATCTGGTGGGGACAGGATGTTTAAATTGTGCCGCAATATTGACTATTAATTATATAACTTAGCGTGGTAGAATGAGttatgaaggtgtgtgtgtgtgtaagtcaTTCTTGATCATGCATTGAGCTATCAAATAGCTTGCAAAAAGAAGCTGTCTCTGTTGCTGTTGATATGGGATCTCATATTCCGACACAGCATGCATGACCAAGGGTAAGTGGATGACAAGTGGATGGCTGGGGTGAGTGGTGTCCTTGGTAATGCTGCAGGGCTTTGTCAGGCAACATTTGGGATAAATGTCCTGAATTGGTGGAAGCTCGTAAGACCTTGAGGCCGTGTGCAAAACAGTTCCCATACCAGGCCGTATTCCAACCAGTCAGGATGAACTCAATGGTGCAGAGGCAGCATTTGAAAAGGGCCATGGGTGGAATGCCAAACATCTTCAGTTGCCATAGAGAATAAAGCTGCAGTTACACCCTAATGATGCCCTAACTGATGTGGTAAATAAACCTTTGGCTATGTGAATACGGAGGAGCTTAAGTGCTGACAGGCTCAACTGTTGCTCCTTTGATGTGAATTGTGGCATATTCATTCCTCTGCTCACTTACActggatatgaaaagtctacacactcctgttaaaatgccaggttcttgtgatgtaaaagaatgagacaaagataaatcatgtcagaacattttccaacatttaatgtgacctataacatgaacaattcaattgaaaaacaaactgaaatctttgaggaggaaaaataaaaaatgtaaactcacaataacctggttgcataagtctgcacacccttaaactaatactttgttgaagcaccttttgattttattacagcactcagtctttttgggtatgacTCAATTatcatggcacatcttgacatggcaatatttgccccctcttctttgcaaaagcgctccaaatctgtcagattgtgaggacatctgtgcacagccctcttcagatcgccccacagatgttcaattggattcaggtctgggctctggctgggcaattccaaaacattaatcttcttctggtgaagccatgcttttgtggatttggatgtgggTCATTGTTACgctgaacttcctcttcatctttctaaagGACGCCTGAAGTTTTTGTCCCAAAATTGCCTGGAAcataattctctccaccctgactaaagcccggttccagctgaagaaaaacagccccaacgcatgatgctgccaccaccatgcttcactgtgggtatggtgttctttgggtgatgtgcagtgttgtttttgtgcaaaacataccttttggaattatggccaaaaggttcaaccttggtttcatcagaccataacacattttcccacatgcttttggaagACTTGATGCTTGTTTTTCAAAcatcagctgggcttggatgtttttctttgtaagaagggcttccatcttgccaccctaccccatagcccattcatatgaagaatacgggagattgttgtcacatgtagcacacagccagtacttgtcagaaattcctgccgttcctttaatgttgctataggccttttggaagcctccctgactgagtcttttcataaattttggagggatgtccagttcttggtaatctCTGTGgtgacatattttctccacttgatgatgactgtgttccataatatatctaatgctttggaaattcttttgtacccttctcctgactgatatctttcaactgTTAGATCCCTCTAATGCtctggaagctctctgcagaccatggcttttgctctgagatgcaactaagaaaatgtcaggaaaatcctactaaaacagctgaaatgtatttgtgattaatcagagtcactttaaatgatggcaggtgtgtaatgacttatatttaacatgagtttcaatgtgattggttaattctgaacacagccacatccccagttataagagggtgtgcacacttatgcaaccaggttattgtaaggtttttttatttgtcatttttccccttcaaagatttcagtttgtatttcaattgagttgttcacattatgtcacattaaaagtggaaaaggttctgacatgatttatctttgtctcattcttttacatcacaaaaacccagcattttaacaggggtgtgtagactttttatatccactgtaagtcaaCAATCAAGTTTCTGTTCTGCTGACATTGGGGGAGAAGTTGTTGTCATGACGTCTCAAAGCCACCCCAATGCAAGTTTGCTTACATAATCCCTCTAGGCTGAGTCGTTACTGCTGTTTATCAGGCAAAATCAATGGAGTAGCCCTCGAACCATGCAGCAAAAACATTGCGTCTTATTAATCTATAGTGTGAAGGTAAACGTCATTTGAACGATTACTTCATATAATCCTACACATTCATCTTTAAATTACAATGTTATGATATCTGAGTGAGAATGACAAAATGAACCTGTAGAGATATTCGGACATGACTACAAGTTGAGAAAGCTGACCAAACGAACAATCATCCCTGAACCCACCAACACAAACAATGCCAATAAATATTACACACCAATACTCCAAGACAGCACTTAATCAAGTTCAAATAGCTTGATTCTTATGATTTGCactaatatatacagtattacaaCAGGTTACAAAGCTAAAAAGTGTTTAAGAGAAAACGATAGGCACATTAGAGTTTCTGGGAGCTCTGACAGACCCCTGTTGTTTCACATCTCTTTAATGCCTTTACTAAGAGTGACTACAAAAGACAGCCCAGATCCCTTACCCTTGGGTGAGTCCAATCGGCACATATAGTCCGCCTACTCTCTTGCCAAAGCTGACTAAACATTCCCATGGCCTGCCTCACTCCAAAATTCTATTGTGTCCAAAAAAAGCTAAACTGCAGTTTACCCTGCAATACTATACagcgatcagccataacattatgaccactgacaggtgaagtgaataacactgatacacccatcagccataagattatgaccactgacaggtgaagtgaataacactgataatttcattttcatggcacctgtcagtgggtgggatatattaagcagaacattctgtcctcaaagttgatgtgttagaagcaggaaaaatgggccaGCGTAAGGAtatgagcgactttgacaagagataaattgtgatggctagacgccctggtcagagcatctccaaaactgcagcccttgtggggtgttctggCTCTGCATTGGTCGAAGCAATGGatgaaggtggcctggtctgatgaatcacgtttccttttacatcacatggatggccgggtgcatgtgcatcgcttacctggagaacacatggcaccaggatgcactatgggaaggaggcaagccggcggaggcaatgtgatgctttgggcaatgttctgctggaaaaacttgggtcctgccattcatgtagatgttactttgagcattgttgcagaccatgtgcaccctttaatGGCagcagtattccctgatggcattggcctctttcagcaggataatgagcactgccacaaagcaaaaatggttcagaaatggtttgaggaacacaacattgagttcaaggtgttgacttggcctccaaattccccagatctgcTGTGctggatgtgctggacaaacaagtccgatccatagaggccccacctcgcaacttacaggacttaaaggatctgctgcaaacgtcttggtgccagataccacagcacaccttcagagatctagtggagtccatgcctcgatgggtcatggctgtttTGGGGGCAAAATGAgactacacaatattaggcaggtggtcataatgttatggctgatcggtgtatcagttcCGCATAAAGACAATTGACAACTGAGCAATGTCTTGTTCTGTTATGGTGGGTATAGCAAttcatacttaaaaaaaaaactaaatgtattggCCTGAACCGCTCACTGCCTTTTAAATAAACTTAATAGTACAATTTTGATAGGCGGCCTACAGAGGTCACTCAAACTGGAGATAATTGTGGTGCCTGGCttggatattttattttcaaatagtcCATTCCAGTAACATTTCAGGAAAtgcagtgtctgttaaatgtaTACAGACCCCTCACCAATGTCTCACAGagacagtgaaaatgtatttgaaaggcCAAATAATAGTATTTACACAGTTGTGAATATATTACAGTGTGCAAAAAAATAGCCTTTATACATCACTATTACAAATTATTATGGGATGGTTCAATTggtaagagagaaagagaagcacTTTTCTGGCTATAGCCACATGGAAAAAAGCACAGCGCTGTAACACAGGCCAAGGCTCAACTCCCAGCAAGTTAAGAGTTAACACATCATAGTGTGCCGCTGACCCTGTTCTAGTGTAGACTATAGGGCGGATAAGCACTGTTTTCATGTTCACCGGTTGCAATCAGTTGGTCCTGTTGGTGTATTAGCAAGtcaacattaacaataacaaTTGATTGGATTAATGGCCAATGACTATTGAGCTATTTGAATAACATTGCATAATACATGTATATGTCAACGACTGTCAAAATTGTCGAAGGCAACGGCTTTGTCCATCCATAGAATAATAAACGGTACGATTTCCGATTGATTCCCTAACCATAAAAAGATCAACCATCTTCGATCTCAATAAACAGaacaatattgtaaataaattattgttacTTGGTTTGATTGTTACATGGTGGGTGAGATTGACAAGCATTCCATCGGATGGACTGAGCAGCAGTGCCGGTGCTAGACAGCTGTTATGCCTTCTAACAAAAGGTGCTTACTAGGCTATATTTTAGCTAGGGATAGCTATAGCAAAGAACATTGTAAGCTATAACCAATAGCCATGTAAAGCAAGTAAATGACAAGGGCCATATTTGTTTGGTAAATAATTGTCAAGTGGATTAATCTTGAAATCCTTAATtcattgtaaacattttaaactgtatACACTAACTGGGGCTACTGATGgcacacaa
The nucleotide sequence above comes from Esox lucius isolate fEsoLuc1 chromosome 8, fEsoLuc1.pri, whole genome shotgun sequence. Encoded proteins:
- the uck2a gene encoding uridine-cytidine kinase 2-A isoform X1, which produces MAGDSETRLDSQAENENVTRQPFLIGVAGGTASGKSSVCSKIMELLGQNKIDHHQRQVAILSQDSFYRVLTPDQKAKAQKGQFNFDHPDAFDNELIIKTLWDILEGKTVQIPVYDFVTHSRKEEVVTVYPADVVLFEGILMFYSQEIRDLFQMKLFVDTDADTRLSRRVLRDISERGRDLEQVLTQYITFVKPAFEEFCLPTKKCADVIIPRGADNLVAINLIVQHIQDILNGGLTKRLNGSLNGYGTPRKRQASESSSRPH
- the uck2a gene encoding uridine-cytidine kinase 2-A isoform X2, translating into MELLGQNKIDHHQRQVAILSQDSFYRVLTPDQKAKAQKGQFNFDHPDAFDNELIIKTLWDILEGKTVQIPVYDFVTHSRKEEVVTVYPADVVLFEGILMFYSQEIRDLFQMKLFVDTDADTRLSRRVLRDISERGRDLEQVLTQYITFVKPAFEEFCLPTKKCADVIIPRGADNLVAINLIVQHIQDILNGGLTKRLNGSLNGYGTPRKRQASESSSRPH